The Rhinoderma darwinii isolate aRhiDar2 chromosome 8, aRhiDar2.hap1, whole genome shotgun sequence genome has a window encoding:
- the EOLA2 gene encoding protein EOLA2, with translation MHVGCLSFRQPYAGLLLNGVKTVETRWRPLLADYRNSTLAIHIAVKDWEQQDWRDVLQNRLGMSDVQVQQLLDQGEQFGRGVIAGLIDIGDTWQQTDDVPIEDTIELENKALLTGLQGKYLTIVYNARWLLKPIPARGGKDIWQVTIPYGFIPS, from the exons ATGCATGTCGGCTGCCTCTCCTTCCGTCAGCCCTATGCTGGGCTGCTCTTAAACGGAGTCAAGACCGTGGAAACTCGTTGGCGCCCTCTGCTGGCTGACTACAGGAACAGCACCCTTGCTATACATATTGCTGTCAAAgactgggagcagcaggactggagGGACGTTCTGCAGAACAGACTTGGGATGTCAGATGTGCAGGTGCAGCAGCTCTTAGATCAAGGGGAACAGTTCGGCAGGGGAGTCATTGCAG GACTCATTGACATTGGAGATACCTGGCAGCAGACTGATGATGTCCCTATTGAAGATACCATTGAGCTTGAGAATAAAGCCTTGTTAACGGGACTGCAAGGCAAATATCTCACGATTGTTTACAACGCCCGGTGGTTATTGAAACCAATTCCAGCAAGAGGTGGAAAAGACATTTGGCAAGTGACAATACCATATGGATTCATTCCCTCTTGA